The Candidatus Cloacimonadota bacterium genome includes a window with the following:
- a CDS encoding PAS domain S-box protein yields the protein MPKAKILVVEDDGFTKRHIDHMLTYLGYALIGVESIPKIAYAKAINDIPDLLIININIGGHLQGIQLAKKILKERDIPIIYVIPHNESDIVLQTRDTNPFGYLPKPIEKNELFASIEIALYRYGQNKKLRQQKTKFSTFIQQSAFIYFEVDKGSHFTNVNNKLVEITEFSPEELIGSESKEIIISLNFENSLNEIIIGGTESNVGLQECKIRCKNGSVKNFEMNIIPIKEDDEISGFQCTAIEMEELHHYKAYYKNMNVLFVDDEIAFIKSLKRRLIDEEFNQLFATSAEAALEIIRKNEIHVIVADLKMPGMDGMALVREVKSNYPNIIRMILTASTNPMEILESINTGEVYKYLIKPLESTSEFVLYIYEALDFYNLKMMEKQLHESEERYRVLFETSPDGIVITTLDSRNIIYANPAFFHISGYAEKKLYEANFKDFFTNSEERKEIFTTHQISQNHVFHTDIVFVREDTRILYVDITSSVIVIKNNNYLVHFVRDVTDRKIAEESLRESEQKYRTLTNNINVGVYRSSIGALGKHLEVNRSMLDIFGFDSKQEFLELKNKELYEDQQKQKWICDKILKNGFVKNEECNFIKKDGSPFIGSVSAVLVRDRNNEPEYFDGILEDVTDRKYMEMQLRTTQKLEAVGQLAAGISHEINSPVQYLGYNMVLFHESFNSLFDIISKAKEQIPLLANESIAKNDKEQIIRKLIGLLKSEELEQILADVPEALKFSEDGIKRVTQIVKAMREFVHPGQSEKTKIDLNNAITNTVEISRNEWKYTATIETNLDPDLPLVSCVPGEINQVFLNVILNASQAIKKKVGNGNDQKGVIIISTSYKNDANDKSGWVEIKISDNGCGIPKESRQKIFNLFYTTKEVGVGTGQGLAISYNVIVKKHKGNIDFETEVDEGTTFTINLPVDSKEEILDFDENKLNFSETKK from the coding sequence ATGCCTAAAGCAAAAATTCTTGTTGTAGAAGACGACGGATTCACAAAACGACATATTGATCATATGCTGACCTATTTGGGTTATGCCCTTATTGGTGTTGAATCAATCCCAAAAATAGCTTATGCAAAAGCCATAAATGACATTCCCGATTTGCTAATCATTAACATTAATATCGGAGGTCATCTACAGGGGATTCAACTTGCCAAAAAAATATTAAAAGAACGCGATATTCCCATAATCTACGTGATACCACACAATGAAAGTGATATTGTGTTGCAAACTCGGGATACAAATCCATTTGGTTATCTTCCCAAACCTATTGAAAAGAACGAGCTTTTTGCCTCTATCGAAATCGCTTTATACCGATACGGGCAAAACAAAAAACTCCGTCAGCAAAAAACGAAGTTTTCAACTTTCATCCAGCAGTCTGCTTTTATCTATTTCGAAGTTGATAAAGGTAGCCATTTTACAAATGTGAATAACAAATTGGTTGAGATCACCGAATTTTCACCTGAAGAACTCATCGGAAGTGAGTCGAAGGAAATTATTATTTCTCTTAATTTTGAAAATTCTCTTAATGAGATCATCATAGGTGGAACGGAATCCAATGTCGGTTTGCAAGAATGTAAAATTCGCTGTAAGAACGGGAGTGTCAAAAACTTCGAGATGAATATCATTCCTATCAAAGAGGATGATGAAATATCCGGTTTTCAGTGTACTGCCATTGAAATGGAAGAATTACATCACTACAAAGCCTATTACAAAAACATGAATGTCCTCTTTGTTGATGATGAAATAGCATTTATCAAATCTCTCAAAAGACGTCTGATAGATGAGGAATTTAATCAATTATTTGCGACTTCAGCAGAAGCAGCTTTGGAAATAATTCGCAAGAATGAAATTCATGTCATTGTTGCTGATTTGAAAATGCCCGGAATGGATGGCATGGCTCTTGTTCGAGAAGTTAAAAGTAATTATCCGAATATTATCAGAATGATCCTGACCGCTTCAACAAATCCGATGGAGATTCTGGAGTCTATTAATACCGGTGAAGTTTATAAATATCTGATCAAACCCTTAGAATCAACGAGCGAATTCGTCCTCTATATTTACGAAGCACTTGATTTTTATAATTTAAAAATGATGGAAAAACAGCTCCACGAGAGTGAGGAGCGTTATCGGGTGCTATTCGAAACTTCTCCCGATGGGATTGTTATCACCACGCTGGATTCTCGTAATATCATTTATGCGAATCCGGCATTTTTCCATATAAGTGGGTATGCAGAAAAAAAATTGTATGAAGCAAATTTCAAAGATTTTTTTACGAACTCGGAAGAGCGGAAAGAAATTTTCACAACTCACCAAATATCACAGAATCATGTTTTTCACACCGACATAGTATTTGTCAGGGAAGATACAAGGATTCTTTATGTTGATATTACATCCTCGGTGATTGTAATTAAAAACAACAATTATCTTGTGCATTTTGTTCGTGATGTAACCGACAGGAAAATTGCCGAAGAATCGCTGCGAGAGAGTGAACAAAAATATAGAACCTTGACAAATAATATTAATGTGGGCGTGTACCGAAGCTCAATCGGAGCGTTAGGTAAGCATTTGGAAGTCAATCGCTCCATGCTGGATATTTTTGGATTTGATTCAAAACAAGAATTTCTTGAACTTAAGAATAAAGAACTCTATGAAGATCAGCAAAAGCAAAAATGGATCTGCGATAAGATACTAAAAAATGGGTTTGTTAAAAATGAAGAGTGTAATTTTATCAAGAAAGACGGGTCCCCCTTTATAGGTTCGGTCTCTGCCGTACTTGTAAGAGATCGAAATAATGAACCCGAATACTTTGACGGAATTTTGGAGGATGTTACTGATCGGAAATATATGGAAATGCAATTGAGAACCACGCAGAAGCTGGAGGCGGTAGGACAGTTAGCTGCCGGAATTTCGCATGAGATAAACTCGCCTGTGCAATATCTCGGCTACAACATGGTGCTTTTTCATGAATCCTTTAATAGTTTGTTTGATATTATTAGCAAGGCAAAAGAGCAAATTCCACTACTTGCAAACGAGTCTATAGCAAAGAATGATAAGGAACAAATAATCAGGAAGTTGATTGGATTATTGAAAAGCGAGGAGCTGGAGCAAATACTTGCAGATGTGCCGGAAGCACTAAAGTTTTCTGAAGATGGAATAAAAAGAGTAACCCAAATCGTAAAAGCAATGCGAGAATTTGTCCACCCCGGGCAATCGGAGAAAACAAAAATAGATTTGAATAATGCCATCACAAATACGGTTGAAATTTCCAGAAATGAATGGAAATACACGGCAACCATCGAAACAAATTTAGATCCCGATCTTCCCCTTGTGTCCTGCGTTCCGGGTGAAATAAATCAAGTGTTTCTGAATGTGATTCTTAATGCGAGTCAGGCTATTAAAAAAAAGGTTGGTAACGGAAATGATCAAAAAGGTGTTATCATAATTTCCACTTCTTATAAAAACGACGCGAATGACAAATCCGGATGGGTTGAAATAAAAATAAGCGATAATGGATGCGGGATACCCAAAGAGTCGAGACAAAAAATTTTTAATCTTTTTTATACAACAAAAGAGGTGGGAGTTGGTACAGGTCAGGGACTTGCCATCAGCTATAATGTGATCGTAAAAAAGCACAAAGGAAATATAGATTTTGAAACAGAAGTTGACGAAGGAACTACCTTTACGATAAATTTGCCCGTCGATTCGAAGGAAGAAATTTTGGATTTTGATGAAAATAAATTAAACTTCAGTGAAACAAAAAAGTAA
- a CDS encoding response regulator, which yields MNNNVLFVDDDLNILAAYKRTMRKFFNISTASSGAKGLKLIKQLGPFAVVVSDKNMPEMNGIDFLTKVKEEHPNTVRIMLTGKANLESAIHAVNDGRIFRFLTKPCSAKFLSNSVLDGIKQYQLLTAEKELLEQTLFESINVLSEILSLVNPIAFSRASRIRRYVQDVAKEMNLANIWQFKIAAMLSQIGCITLPAELLDKVFVDEKLSEYEAELYSKHPSVGSNLVKEIPRLELVTKMIEFQQKPYREFLKHNLTDKEKSVNIGAQILKVMLDFDKLLMQGKSSLNAVSHLRQINKENDYNPAVINALENLPLHQFDRITKTIKAADLRNSMIIDQDVKGVNGVLLVPKGQLVTNTVLELVKSFSKRIGVKEPFRVQILQ from the coding sequence ATGAACAATAATGTACTTTTTGTAGATGATGATCTAAATATTCTGGCAGCGTATAAGAGAACAATGAGAAAATTTTTCAATATTTCCACTGCTTCAAGTGGAGCAAAAGGTTTGAAATTGATCAAACAGTTGGGACCCTTTGCAGTTGTTGTTAGCGACAAAAATATGCCGGAGATGAACGGAATTGATTTTCTTACAAAAGTGAAAGAGGAACATCCGAATACTGTCCGCATAATGTTAACCGGAAAAGCAAATCTTGAGTCTGCAATTCATGCTGTGAACGATGGCAGAATTTTTCGGTTTTTAACAAAACCATGTTCTGCAAAATTTCTGTCAAATTCAGTACTGGATGGCATCAAACAGTATCAGCTATTAACTGCTGAAAAGGAATTGCTTGAGCAGACGCTTTTTGAAAGCATCAATGTTCTTTCGGAAATATTGAGCCTTGTTAATCCCATCGCTTTCAGCAGAGCTTCAAGAATAAGACGTTATGTCCAAGATGTGGCAAAAGAGATGAATTTGGCAAATATTTGGCAATTTAAAATCGCTGCAATGCTCTCTCAGATCGGTTGTATCACACTCCCCGCAGAATTACTTGACAAGGTCTTTGTAGATGAAAAGTTATCCGAATACGAAGCGGAATTATATTCGAAGCATCCCTCGGTTGGTAGCAATTTGGTTAAGGAAATTCCCAGATTGGAACTCGTTACTAAAATGATAGAATTTCAGCAAAAACCTTACAGGGAATTTTTGAAACACAACCTTACTGATAAGGAGAAATCAGTAAATATTGGTGCCCAAATTCTCAAAGTAATGCTGGATTTTGACAAACTGCTTATGCAAGGAAAAAGCTCTCTCAATGCCGTTTCTCACTTAAGACAAATTAATAAAGAAAATGATTATAATCCGGCGGTAATCAATGCTCTGGAAAATTTGCCTTTACATCAATTCGATAGAATTACAAAAACGATAAAGGCGGCTGATTTGCGTAATTCGATGATAATTGATCAGGATGTAAAAGGTGTAAACGGAGTGCTCCTTGTGCCAAAAGGGCAATTGGTTACGAATACTGTGCTTGAATTGGTAAAGTCGTTTTCAAAAAGAATCGGTGTAAAAGAACCCTTTCGGGTGCAGATTTTGCAATGA